From a single Brassica rapa cultivar Chiifu-401-42 chromosome A01, CAAS_Brap_v3.01, whole genome shotgun sequence genomic region:
- the LOC103850648 gene encoding probable E3 ubiquitin ligase SUD1, producing the protein MDVFPAENEDGGYDRALPAEESDKDDDDDDGGDLCRICRSPEGPNDPLRYPCACRGSIKYVHQKCLRLWLNRRGFKQCEVCRRSYSFVPVYSENAPERLPWHEFVRGLSLRALRVAAYVFVFLFNAFCFSLHPWGRSTAIENQRVFRVSEKFALLLAGFLYNGWIAYIMTMMAVLKLAAEDISWLVHREIHGENEQGRVGGGGGGGVACAFWKSVGILCDWWHDCLTRRGFFHAVLVEPREAVIRLRNPQLREFGAVRRFLFLLDDNAFAVLAISFYVSFFFVLLPFMMGRLVILLFQRMGVATQLLSGDDSLPQELVVIGYWTMLSLSLAYLGSFSTLSRAIAKNLSLGFLVVAVALLYLLWILSAKVWKNLYVVKLKEGFVLSLKFGVLPLVLGCWLDFCTLPILGITVSRRLEFVSDYPFVMIVHWVYGELYLLLVSNSMELIQKILQKRPFWFLLDVTDPNYKITKLYLGQLLFALAFHASLMVILVHLPIMTISFISPSFFPLHLWFYEERIMFLSMAAYLWLGRIRVIDWLVDLIQPAIEPIVHKWIIIVSSWLQLRDFFLGNHANQNVRPLLQQGLEIADEWSQVLSIAEGSLVSFYGSQHDTTSEDDTDDDRFIKLRIGLMLVLATVSLFLISTISMALPILVGRTFFHSISFILDKFGLKHDDLYGFWIGCYILRVTYIGACFIINHIMIRRTDLLLNLVLLWIRNALLFSVWVSFIPMLLGLLIDLMIIIPTQVPLSETPVYSFLRDWLIGLVVLHIWTYLTMFTRVNCFATVACREKLKRIRSVGINRLPWKWLLGKVICPIIKTLLITLVFPFVVANSLLPLLQFSGAVDLAVQRLIWPVLLAIIIIGFIAKLTLDLFHYIHRLEYNDRYMVGDRVADFIEDHS; encoded by the exons ATGGACGTTTTTCCGGCGGAGAACGAAGACGGTGGCTACGATCGAGCTCTCCCGGCAGAAGAAAGTGAcaaagacgacgacgacgacgacggaggAGATTTGTGCCGGATTTGCCGATCACCGGAAGGACCAAACGATCCGTTGAGGTATCCCTGCGCGTGTAGAGGATCCATCAAGTACGTTCACCAGAAGTGTCTCCGTCTCTGGCTCAACCGCCGCGGATTCAAGCAGTGCGAG GTATGTAGGCGTAGCTACTCGTTCGTACCTGTTTACTCTGAGAACGCACCGGAGAGGCTCCCATGGCATGAGTTTGTCAGAGGACTGTCGCTGAGGGCACTACGCGTCGCTGCTTACGTCTTCGTGTTTCTCTTCAACGCCTTTTGCTTTTCTTTGCATCCATGGGGACGAAGTACTGCGATTGAGAACCAGAGAGTTTTCAGAGTTTCTGAGAAATTCGCTTTGCTCTTGGCTGGCTTCTTGTACAACGGTTGGATTGCCTATATTATGACCATGATGGCGGTTCTAAAGCTTGCGGCTGAAGATATCTCATGGTTGGTTCACCGTGAGATCCATGGAGAGAACGAACAAGGACGtgttggaggaggaggaggaggaggagttgCGTGTGCGTTTTGGAAATCTGTGGGGATTCTTTGTGATTGGTGGCATGATTGTCTCACACGCCGTGGATTCTTCCACGCCGTTTTGGTTGAACCTCGTGAAGCAGTGATTCGTCTTCGAAACCCACAGCTTCGTGAATTTGGAGCAGTGAGGAGGTTTCTTTTCCTTCTTGATGACAATGCATTTGCT GTTCTTGCCATCAGCTTTTATGTCTCATTCTTCTTCGTTCTTCTTCCATTTATGATGGGGAGACTTGTCATCCTTCTTTTCCAACGTATGGGGGTAGCTACGCAGCTTCTTTCAGGAGACGACTCACTTCCACAAGAACTAGTCGTTATTGGGTATTGGACTATGCTGTCACTTTCCTTGGCTTATCTTGGAAGTTTTTCAACTTTGAGTCGAGCCATAGCAAAGAACTTATCACTGGGATTTCTCGTGGTAGCAGTGGCACTCCTATACCTCTTATGGATTCTTTCAGCCAAAGTGTGGAAAAATCTGTATGTGGTTAAACTTAAAGAGGGTTTCGTCTTGAGTTTGAAGTTTGGAGTGTTGCCTTTGGTGCTTGGCTGCTGGTTAGATTTTTGCACACTCCCTATACTTGGAATTACAGTTTCCCGGAGGCTTGAGTTCGTTTCAGACTATCCCTTCGTGATGATAGTACATTGGGTGTACGGAGAACTTTACTTGCTATTAGTTTCCAATTCAATGGAGCTTATCCAGAAG ATTTTGCAGAAACGACCCTTTTGGTTTCTACTAGATGTTACTGATCCCAACTACAAGATCACTAAACTGTACCTTGGCCAACTTCTCTTTGCGTTGGCTTTCCATGCATCATTGATGGTGATTTTGGTTCACTTGCCAATAATGACTATCTCTTTCATCAGCCCCTCTTTTTTCCCGCTCCATTTATG GTTCTATGAAGAAAGGATTATGTTTCTCTCAATGGCTGCTTATTTATGGTTAGGGAGAATAAGAGTAATCGATTGGTTAGTCGATCTTATTCAACCAGCTATAGAACCCATAGTTCACAAGTGGATTATCATTGTCAGTTCCTGGCTTCAGTTGAGGGACTTCTTTCTCGGAAACCATGCAAACCAGAATGTGAGACCATTGTTGCAACAAGGGCTGGAGATTGCTGATGAATGGTCTCAAGTGCTTTCCATAGCTGAAGGATCTCTAGTCAGCTTCTATGGTTCTCAGCATGATACCACTTCTGAAGACGATACTGACGACGATAG GTTTATAAAACTGAGGATTGGATTGATGTTGGTTCTAGCTACTGTGAGCCTGTTTCTCATTAGTACAATTTCCATGGCGTTGCCTATTCTGGTGGGAAGGACTTTTTTCCACTCTATCTCTTTCATCCTGGATAAGTTCGGACTCAAACACGACG ATCTTTATGGGTTCTGGATTGGATGCTATATCCTGCGAGTAACCTATATCGGGGCATGCTTCATAATTAACCATATCATGATTAGAAGAACCGATTTGCTTCTCAACCTTGTTCTGCTGTGGATACGGAATGCCTTACTGTTCTCAGTCTGG GTCTCCTTCATACCAATGTTACTTGGTCTTCTTATCGATCTTATGATCATCATCCCAACACAAGTGCCCCTAAGCGAAACCCCGGTTTATTCATTTCTCCGAGATTGGTTGATCGGACTAGTTGTCCTCCACATCTGGACCTATCTA ACAATGTTCACGCGTGTCAACTGTTTCGCAACTGTGGCGTGTCGGGAGAAGCTCAAGAGAATCAGGAGTGTAGGAATCAACAGGCTTCCATGGAAGTGGCTGCTTGGAAAAGTCATTTGTCCGATCATAAAGACTCTTCTAATCACTCTTGTGTTCCCTTTCGTGGTGGCCAACTCTCTATTGCCATTGCTTCAGTTTTCTGGTGCAGTCGACCTAGCCGTGCAGAGGCTCATATGGCCGGTGTTATTAGCCATCATCATCATAGGGTTCATAGCCAAGCTCACCCTCGATCTGTTCCATTACATTCATCGTCTGGAATACAATGATCGGTATATGGTGGGAGACAGAGTGGCTGACTTCATTGAAGATCATTCATGA
- the LOC103850620 gene encoding serine/threonine-protein kinase AFC3 isoform X3 — MIEIDVLQKLVKTDKGRKRCVEMKDWFDYRNHICIVFEKLGPSLFDFLKRNKYSAFPLALVRDFGYQLLESVAYMHELQLVHTDLKPENILLVSSENVKLPDNKRSGSNETHFRCLPKSSAIKVIDFGSTVCDNRIHHSVVQTRHYRSPEVILGLGWSYQCDLWSIGCILFELCTGEALFQTHDNLEHLAMMERALGPLPEHMTRKASRGAEKYFRRGGRLNWPEGANSRESIRAVKRLDRLKEMVARHVDSTRSGFADLLYGLLQYNPSERLTANEALDHPFFKSAG; from the exons ATGATCGAAATTGATGTTCTTCAGAAGCTTGTTAAGACTGACAAAGGCCGCAAACG ATGTGTAGAGATGAAGGACTGGTTTGATTACCGGAATCATATTTGCATT GTGTTCGAGAAGCTTGGGCCAAGTTTGTTTGACTTTCTAAAGAGAAATAAATACTCCGCATTTCCTCTGGCTCTTGTCCGTGATTTTGGATACCAGCTTTTGGAATCTGTTGCAT ATATGCACGAGTTACAGTTAGTTCACACCGACCTCAAGCCCGAGAACATTCTATTGGTATCTTCAGAAAATGTAAAGCTTCCTGACAATAAG AGGAGTGGTTCAAATGAGACGCATTTCAGGTGTTTACCAAAGTCAAGCGCCATTAAAGTGATTGATTTTGGCAGTACTGTTTGTGATAACCGGATTCACCACTCTGTTGTCCAAACAAGGCATTACAGGTCCCCTGAGGTCATTTTAG GTCTAGGATGGAGTTATCAATGTGACTTATGGAGCATTGGTTGTATACTATTTGAACTATGCACG GGCGAGGCTCTCTTTCAAACGCATGATAACCTTGAACACCTAGCGATGATGGAGAGAGCATTGGGACCTCTGCCTGAACATATGACCCGAAAAGCCAG CCGGGGTGCTGAGAAATATTTTAGGAGAGGAGGTAGGCTGAATTGGCCGGAAGGGGCCAACTCTAGAGAGAGTATTAGAGCTGTAAAAAGACTTGATCGTCTGAAG GAGATGGTAGCGAGGCATGTAGACAGCACAAGATCTGGATTTGCAGATCTGTTGTATGGTTTACTGCAGTATAATCCATCCGAGCGTCTCACAGCAAACGAGGCTCTTGACCATCCTTTCTTTAAGAGCGCAGGTTGA
- the LOC103850620 gene encoding serine/threonine-protein kinase AFC3 isoform X2 codes for MVNEFEKMDKERVRKRPRMTWDEAPAEPDAKRSQRHGSDGRVLLSPPLREDDRDGHYNFSLRENLTPRYKILSKMGEGTFGRVLECWDRETKEYVAVKIIRSIKKYRDAAMIEIDVLQKLVKTDKGRKRCVEMKDWFDYRNHICIVFEKLGPSLFDFLKRNKYSAFPLALVRDFGYQLLESVAYMHELQLVHTDLKPENILLVSSENRSGSNETHFRCLPKSSAIKVIDFGSTVCDNRIHHSVVQTRHYRSPEVILGLGWSYQCDLWSIGCILFELCTGEALFQTHDNLEHLAMMERALGPLPEHMTRKASRGAEKYFRRGGRLNWPEGANSRESIRAVKRLDRLKEMVARHVDSTRSGFADLLYGLLQYNPSERLTANEALDHPFFKSAG; via the exons ATGGTGAACGAATTCGAGAAGATGGATAAGGAACGAGTTAGAAAACGGCCTCGTATGACCTGGGACGAGGCCCCAGCTGAACCTGAc GCTAAAAGGTCTCAGAGACATGGAAGCGATGGGAGGGTTTTGTTATCACCACCACTAAGGGAGGATGATCGCGACGGCCATTACAATTTCAGTTTGAGAGAGAATCTCACTCCTAGAT ATAAGATACTAAGCAAGATGGGTGAAG GCACATTTGGTCGGGTTTTGGAATGTTGGGATCGTGAAACTAAAGAATATGTGGCTGTAAAGATTATCCGAAGCATCAAGAAATACAGGGATGCAGCTATGATCGAAATTGATGTTCTTCAGAAGCTTGTTAAGACTGACAAAGGCCGCAAACG ATGTGTAGAGATGAAGGACTGGTTTGATTACCGGAATCATATTTGCATT GTGTTCGAGAAGCTTGGGCCAAGTTTGTTTGACTTTCTAAAGAGAAATAAATACTCCGCATTTCCTCTGGCTCTTGTCCGTGATTTTGGATACCAGCTTTTGGAATCTGTTGCAT ATATGCACGAGTTACAGTTAGTTCACACCGACCTCAAGCCCGAGAACATTCTATTGGTATCTTCAGAAAAT AGGAGTGGTTCAAATGAGACGCATTTCAGGTGTTTACCAAAGTCAAGCGCCATTAAAGTGATTGATTTTGGCAGTACTGTTTGTGATAACCGGATTCACCACTCTGTTGTCCAAACAAGGCATTACAGGTCCCCTGAGGTCATTTTAG GTCTAGGATGGAGTTATCAATGTGACTTATGGAGCATTGGTTGTATACTATTTGAACTATGCACG GGCGAGGCTCTCTTTCAAACGCATGATAACCTTGAACACCTAGCGATGATGGAGAGAGCATTGGGACCTCTGCCTGAACATATGACCCGAAAAGCCAG CCGGGGTGCTGAGAAATATTTTAGGAGAGGAGGTAGGCTGAATTGGCCGGAAGGGGCCAACTCTAGAGAGAGTATTAGAGCTGTAAAAAGACTTGATCGTCTGAAG GAGATGGTAGCGAGGCATGTAGACAGCACAAGATCTGGATTTGCAGATCTGTTGTATGGTTTACTGCAGTATAATCCATCCGAGCGTCTCACAGCAAACGAGGCTCTTGACCATCCTTTCTTTAAGAGCGCAGGTTGA
- the LOC103850620 gene encoding serine/threonine-protein kinase AFC3 isoform X1, whose amino-acid sequence MVNEFEKMDKERVRKRPRMTWDEAPAEPDAKRSQRHGSDGRVLLSPPLREDDRDGHYNFSLRENLTPRYKILSKMGEGTFGRVLECWDRETKEYVAVKIIRSIKKYRDAAMIEIDVLQKLVKTDKGRKRCVEMKDWFDYRNHICIVFEKLGPSLFDFLKRNKYSAFPLALVRDFGYQLLESVAYMHELQLVHTDLKPENILLVSSENVKLPDNKRSGSNETHFRCLPKSSAIKVIDFGSTVCDNRIHHSVVQTRHYRSPEVILGLGWSYQCDLWSIGCILFELCTGEALFQTHDNLEHLAMMERALGPLPEHMTRKASRGAEKYFRRGGRLNWPEGANSRESIRAVKRLDRLKEMVARHVDSTRSGFADLLYGLLQYNPSERLTANEALDHPFFKSAG is encoded by the exons ATGGTGAACGAATTCGAGAAGATGGATAAGGAACGAGTTAGAAAACGGCCTCGTATGACCTGGGACGAGGCCCCAGCTGAACCTGAc GCTAAAAGGTCTCAGAGACATGGAAGCGATGGGAGGGTTTTGTTATCACCACCACTAAGGGAGGATGATCGCGACGGCCATTACAATTTCAGTTTGAGAGAGAATCTCACTCCTAGAT ATAAGATACTAAGCAAGATGGGTGAAG GCACATTTGGTCGGGTTTTGGAATGTTGGGATCGTGAAACTAAAGAATATGTGGCTGTAAAGATTATCCGAAGCATCAAGAAATACAGGGATGCAGCTATGATCGAAATTGATGTTCTTCAGAAGCTTGTTAAGACTGACAAAGGCCGCAAACG ATGTGTAGAGATGAAGGACTGGTTTGATTACCGGAATCATATTTGCATT GTGTTCGAGAAGCTTGGGCCAAGTTTGTTTGACTTTCTAAAGAGAAATAAATACTCCGCATTTCCTCTGGCTCTTGTCCGTGATTTTGGATACCAGCTTTTGGAATCTGTTGCAT ATATGCACGAGTTACAGTTAGTTCACACCGACCTCAAGCCCGAGAACATTCTATTGGTATCTTCAGAAAATGTAAAGCTTCCTGACAATAAG AGGAGTGGTTCAAATGAGACGCATTTCAGGTGTTTACCAAAGTCAAGCGCCATTAAAGTGATTGATTTTGGCAGTACTGTTTGTGATAACCGGATTCACCACTCTGTTGTCCAAACAAGGCATTACAGGTCCCCTGAGGTCATTTTAG GTCTAGGATGGAGTTATCAATGTGACTTATGGAGCATTGGTTGTATACTATTTGAACTATGCACG GGCGAGGCTCTCTTTCAAACGCATGATAACCTTGAACACCTAGCGATGATGGAGAGAGCATTGGGACCTCTGCCTGAACATATGACCCGAAAAGCCAG CCGGGGTGCTGAGAAATATTTTAGGAGAGGAGGTAGGCTGAATTGGCCGGAAGGGGCCAACTCTAGAGAGAGTATTAGAGCTGTAAAAAGACTTGATCGTCTGAAG GAGATGGTAGCGAGGCATGTAGACAGCACAAGATCTGGATTTGCAGATCTGTTGTATGGTTTACTGCAGTATAATCCATCCGAGCGTCTCACAGCAAACGAGGCTCTTGACCATCCTTTCTTTAAGAGCGCAGGTTGA
- the LOC103850658 gene encoding potassium channel KAT3 isoform X2, with product MSATTSEARSPLPLLFRGGRASTAPLGTTEERSPLSLLFRRRSSKDVKNITSVSSSLLPAFGTVVENNPSSKPFIVLPYDRRYRLWELFLVILVGYSAWASIFELAFEKAADGAFLTIDLVVDFFFAVDIVLTFFVAYLDTSTYLIVDDYNLIARRYLKSLAFVMDVVSTLPIQFIYKTVTGNSGRGQAFGFLNLLRLWRLRRVAELFKRLEKDTLFNYFVIRVIKLLCVTIFWVHIGGCILFWIAYHYPSPVDTWIGSQVEDFKDRSIWLGYTYSMYWSIVTLTTVGYGDLHAVNTREKTFNMFYMLFNIGLTAYIIGNMTNLVVHGALRTFTMRSAFNHILRYTSKNKLPDMMRDQMLAHMQLKFKTAELKQEEVLQDLPKAIRSSINEHLFRSVIENAYLFKGLPDGLIVQMVSNIKAEYFPPKMEMILQNEIPTDFYILVSGGVEIIRSKGASEQVLAKLGPGDMAGEIGVVFNIPQPFTVRTRRLSQVIRIGHHRFKEMVQSDIEDSKMIITNFMTYLKDLNDDLKKEIPFLRDLLANEDAQETVHTEEVPQSNNDEIVMVPGDENEKKEVRETRKHDSDGRWCTC from the exons ATGTCCGCGACGACTTCAGAGGCGAGATCGCCGTTACCTTTGCTGTTTAGAGGAGGAAGGGCTTCGACGGCGCCGTTAGGAACGACGGAAGAGAGATCGCCGTTATCGTTACTATTCAGAAGAAGGTCGAGCAAAGATGTGAAGAACATAACGTCGGTTTCAAGCAGTCTCTTGCCTGCGTTTGGGACAGTCGTCGAGAACAATCCTTCTTCCAAGCCTTTCATCGTTCTTCCTTATGATCGTCGTTACAG GTTGTGGGAATTGTTTTTGGTGATCTTGGTGGGGTACTCGGCGTGGGCATCTATCTTTGAGTTGGCTTTCGAGAAAGCTGCTGATGGAGCTTTTCTGACCATTGATCTCGTCGTTGACTTTTTCTTCGCCGTCGATATCGTCCTCACTTTTTTTGTTGCCTACTTGGATACTTCTACTTACCTCATCGTCGACGATTACAACCTCATCGCCAGACG GTACTTGAAGAGCTTGGCTTTTGTGATGGACGTAGTATCAACGTTACCGATTCAGTTCATTTATAAAACTGTCACCGGAAATAGCGGACGAGGCCAAGCTTTTGGCTTCCTTAATTTGCTCCGCCTCTGGCGTCTCCGTCGTGTTGCCGAACTCTTTAAAag GCTAGAGAAAGACACACTTTTCAACTACTTCGTGATCAGAGTCATTAAGCTTCTTTGC gtAACGATATTTTGGGTACACATTGGGGGTTGCATTTTATTCTGGATAGCCTACCATTATCCAAGCCCTGTAGATACATGGATAGGATCTCAAGTTGAGGATTTCAAGGACAGAAGCATATGGCTAGGGTACACTTACTCAATGTACTGGTCCATTGTCACACTCACCACCGTGGGTTATGGCGATTTGCATGCGGTTAATACACGTGAGAAGACGTTCAACATGTTCTACATGCTTTTCAACATTGGTCTCACCGCTTATATCATCGGTAACATGACCAATCTTGTTGTCCATGGCGCTCTTCGTACATTCACCATG AGAAGTGCATTCAATCATATATTGCGGTACACAAGCAAGAATAAGTTACCGGATATGATGAGGGATCAGATGCTTGCACATATGCAGCTCAAGTTCAAGACTGCTGAGTTAAAACAAGAAGAGGTTCTCCAAGACTTACCTAAGGCCATAAGATCAAGCATTAACGAGCATTTATTCCGCTCGGTCATAGAGAATGCTTATCTTTTTAAAGGATTACCTGATGGCCTCATCGTTCAGATG GTTTCTAACATAAAAGCAGAGTATTTCCCGCCTAAAATGGAGATGATATTACAAAATGAGATTCCAACGGATTTCTACATACTTGTGTCTGGAGGAGTG GAGATAATTAGATCCAAGGGTGCAAGTGAACAG GTATTGGCGAAGTTAGGTCCAGGGGATATGGCAGGAGAGATTGGAGTTGTCTTCAACATTCCTCAGCCTTTCACTGTGAGGACAAGGAGGCTTTCTCAGGTTATTCGAATCGGTCATCATAGGTTCAAAGAAATGGTTCAATCTGATATCGAAGACTCCAAAATGATAATTACCAATTTCATGACT tATCTCAAGGATTTAAATGATGACTTGAAGAAAGAAATACCCTTTCTTAGAGATTTATTAGCTAATGAAGATGCTCAG GAAACGGTTCATACAGAGGAAGTACCACAGAGTAACAATGATGAGATAGTTATGGTCCCAGGAGATGAAAATGAAAAGA AAGAAGTTCGGGAGACGAGGAAGCACGATTCTGATGGCAGATGGTGCACATGTTGA
- the LOC103850658 gene encoding potassium channel KAT3 isoform X1 codes for MSATTSEARSPLPLLFRGGRASTAPLGTTEERSPLSLLFRRRSSKDVKNITSVSSSLLPAFGTVVENNPSSKPFIVLPYDRRYRLWELFLVILVGYSAWASIFELAFEKAADGAFLTIDLVVDFFFAVDIVLTFFVAYLDTSTYLIVDDYNLIARRYLKSLAFVMDVVSTLPIQFIYKTVTGNSGRGQAFGFLNLLRLWRLRRVAELFKRLEKDTLFNYFVIRVIKLLCVTIFWVHIGGCILFWIAYHYPSPVDTWIGSQVEDFKDRSIWLGYTYSMYWSIVTLTTVGYGDLHAVNTREKTFNMFYMLFNIGLTAYIIGNMTNLVVHGALRTFTMRSAFNHILRYTSKNKLPDMMRDQMLAHMQLKFKTAELKQEEVLQDLPKAIRSSINEHLFRSVIENAYLFKGLPDGLIVQMVSNIKAEYFPPKMEMILQNEIPTDFYILVSGGVEIIRSKGASEQVLAKLGPGDMAGEIGVVFNIPQPFTVRTRRLSQVIRIGHHRFKEMVQSDIEDSKMIITNFMTYLKDLNDDLKKEIPFLRDLLANEDAQETVHTEEVPQSNNDEIVMVPGDENEKTEERKREGAPIRVIIHGHPPNHDNNNNGRLVMLPDSIQLLFDLAEKKFGRRGSTILMADGAHVEQLDALRENDNLYIF; via the exons ATGTCCGCGACGACTTCAGAGGCGAGATCGCCGTTACCTTTGCTGTTTAGAGGAGGAAGGGCTTCGACGGCGCCGTTAGGAACGACGGAAGAGAGATCGCCGTTATCGTTACTATTCAGAAGAAGGTCGAGCAAAGATGTGAAGAACATAACGTCGGTTTCAAGCAGTCTCTTGCCTGCGTTTGGGACAGTCGTCGAGAACAATCCTTCTTCCAAGCCTTTCATCGTTCTTCCTTATGATCGTCGTTACAG GTTGTGGGAATTGTTTTTGGTGATCTTGGTGGGGTACTCGGCGTGGGCATCTATCTTTGAGTTGGCTTTCGAGAAAGCTGCTGATGGAGCTTTTCTGACCATTGATCTCGTCGTTGACTTTTTCTTCGCCGTCGATATCGTCCTCACTTTTTTTGTTGCCTACTTGGATACTTCTACTTACCTCATCGTCGACGATTACAACCTCATCGCCAGACG GTACTTGAAGAGCTTGGCTTTTGTGATGGACGTAGTATCAACGTTACCGATTCAGTTCATTTATAAAACTGTCACCGGAAATAGCGGACGAGGCCAAGCTTTTGGCTTCCTTAATTTGCTCCGCCTCTGGCGTCTCCGTCGTGTTGCCGAACTCTTTAAAag GCTAGAGAAAGACACACTTTTCAACTACTTCGTGATCAGAGTCATTAAGCTTCTTTGC gtAACGATATTTTGGGTACACATTGGGGGTTGCATTTTATTCTGGATAGCCTACCATTATCCAAGCCCTGTAGATACATGGATAGGATCTCAAGTTGAGGATTTCAAGGACAGAAGCATATGGCTAGGGTACACTTACTCAATGTACTGGTCCATTGTCACACTCACCACCGTGGGTTATGGCGATTTGCATGCGGTTAATACACGTGAGAAGACGTTCAACATGTTCTACATGCTTTTCAACATTGGTCTCACCGCTTATATCATCGGTAACATGACCAATCTTGTTGTCCATGGCGCTCTTCGTACATTCACCATG AGAAGTGCATTCAATCATATATTGCGGTACACAAGCAAGAATAAGTTACCGGATATGATGAGGGATCAGATGCTTGCACATATGCAGCTCAAGTTCAAGACTGCTGAGTTAAAACAAGAAGAGGTTCTCCAAGACTTACCTAAGGCCATAAGATCAAGCATTAACGAGCATTTATTCCGCTCGGTCATAGAGAATGCTTATCTTTTTAAAGGATTACCTGATGGCCTCATCGTTCAGATG GTTTCTAACATAAAAGCAGAGTATTTCCCGCCTAAAATGGAGATGATATTACAAAATGAGATTCCAACGGATTTCTACATACTTGTGTCTGGAGGAGTG GAGATAATTAGATCCAAGGGTGCAAGTGAACAG GTATTGGCGAAGTTAGGTCCAGGGGATATGGCAGGAGAGATTGGAGTTGTCTTCAACATTCCTCAGCCTTTCACTGTGAGGACAAGGAGGCTTTCTCAGGTTATTCGAATCGGTCATCATAGGTTCAAAGAAATGGTTCAATCTGATATCGAAGACTCCAAAATGATAATTACCAATTTCATGACT tATCTCAAGGATTTAAATGATGACTTGAAGAAAGAAATACCCTTTCTTAGAGATTTATTAGCTAATGAAGATGCTCAG GAAACGGTTCATACAGAGGAAGTACCACAGAGTAACAATGATGAGATAGTTATGGTCCCAGGAGATGAAAATGAAAAGA CAGAAGAACGTAAAAGAGAAGGAGCTCCCATAAGAGTGATAATCCATGGACATCCTCCTAATCACGATAACAACAACAATGGCAGACTTGTCATGTTACCTGATTCTATCCAACTTCTCTTCGACTTAGCTG AGAAGAAGTTCGGGAGACGAGGAAGCACGATTCTGATGGCAGATGGTGCACATGTTGAACAGCTTGATGCTCTCCGAGAAAacgataatttatatattttctaa